DNA from Daucus carota subsp. sativus chromosome 1, DH1 v3.0, whole genome shotgun sequence:
CACATAAAATTGGTGAATTCTGCTACATTTTCTAGTAGCTTGAATGACTTAATATGAAATTGTTTAACAGACATTTATCTATTCAGAAGGCACCCGTATAATTACGTTTTTGTCAGTGTCAAGGATCTCGGATATAAGAAAACTAAATGAACTTTGACAAATAAAGTTAAAACAAGGACATAATCAATAACACTCTTACCCATCGACTTTTTGAAAGTTCATGCCATCCATTAGTTACATCAGAAAGATCTTTGAGAGTTGTTCCAGCATATACCAGTACAAGAGTGAGTGGCTGTACAGGAAAGCTGCTAAATTAATATGACTTGAGGCTTAGCTTAATAGTTCCTTACGATTACTGTGACATGCGAAAGAAGAGGCTCATGTCGAATAGAGGGCATGTTCGGGTAATATACAGTAATATATTCTTGACTTGGAATTTATTTGCATAAAAAGGTAGTTGAAAGAAGATGAAGATACCATCATTCCCAACCATGTAGCCAGGATGTATTCCACCGTTGAGGTTGGTGTCATACACAAAAGGTAATTTAACATGCTGAATGGAAGTATAGGAACAAGCCGAAGCAGCAACATAATCTGTCAAAGTGAAAATTATCAACATTCAAAGAAGATATTCACAAGCCAGACAGAACACACATTGCATTAAGCAAGATCTTCTCAGGTCGACCCATTTCTTTGCTACTTTGCCCGACCGCCTACCTTTTCTTACTTCGGGTTGTCTACAGATAATGATATTTGCCAGTGGATCGATATCTTGACCAACACTTCTTTCCAAATTAATGAACAATTACCCTTTTAGACACCTAAGATGAACTGTCATTTATATTTGGAGGATTCGTAATATTCTACAGTGTAGAACCATTCCACAGTTTTATCTGAGGACACTTGGAGATTCATGTCAGCAGCATGCTTATATATGGAACATAACCAAATAATATTTCTCCAACTTGAGTTTTCTCTTAGGGGAGGTAGATTATATGTTTGAATACACTCAATATAACAATGCAACTATGCAGTATGCACCATGTGCACATGAAAGGATATGGGCTTATGATGTTAATAATAATGTGTGCTCATATACATTCACAAGGGAAAAAACCAACCTTGAATCCAGATTTCTGAACGGCTATAGCAACTGCCTGGAACTGTGGATAATCTTTCACCTTGGAAATAACAAATGACCTAGCAATCTGAAAGGATTCCATAAACAACTTTACAAATACAAAGTATTCAAGTGACATTTGGAAATAAGTTCATAAGAAAAAGTAATCAAAggccaaagaaaaagagatacTGGAGGAAACGAATGCCTTTAATGAATCTTGTCAATTCAAGAAAAAAATTGCTTATTAACTTGCTAATATTTAGTGCTGCTGCTTTGTGCAGAAAGAAGAGTGTCATTATATTTTTGAGGTGTTGCAATGATGCTATATACCCAAAATTTATACCAAAGAGAATGTGCTTTTCAACACTTACTGTTCTTCCAAGAAGAAACACCGCAGCTGCACCAGCAGTAGCACCAGCAGAATCCGCAAGAAAACCCACAGGTAAGCCAAAGAGATAACCGCCACCCAGCTGAAAGAGAGACGCTAGTCGTTATAATCACATACATGCCACTAAGAAGATAGTGGTAAATAATAAAGTTAAAAAGGTTAAATGACAAAGTACAATAAGACCATTACACACGCACACAAAAGGGGGAAAAACATCTAATCAGAAAATAGAATGAACTTAGAATATTTGCAAGGGCCAAATATATAGCAAAATTTCCCCAAGTATTACAACACTTTAGCCACTGTATCTCTAGTTACTCAATGTTATCATATTCTAAACTAATTACTCAAACACGATTTTTTCTAAATGCGGCATAATTATCTTGTCTTTTGcattaaatactaaaaatatgagatttgaatttcataatATACAATGCATCAATTGTATTTTTATCTCGAAATGTCAATTTTGTTATTAGAATCATAGTTGGTTTCATTCTAAAATTAGATTAATACACTGCAATCTACTAATAAAAGGTAACCTACTTACGATACTTGCATAAACATGAAGAAATATATGGGGACAGATGATAAACATTAGCACACAGGAACAcgctcacacacacacaaatataaggGAAGGAATAATTATGACATGAAGCACTGAAcagttttgtatgcaattataaATCAGAATTTAACATTGAACGTGATGATCCACAACTTCTATGTAGATGGCTGTTCAGCTACTAATGATGAATTGTAAAGATTGCAGTTTGTTATGCCTTAAACAGAACAAATCCATGTAGCTGAAGAGGAACAGATCTTACAGTAAGTACTGATGCTGGAACAGCTAAGATCGTTAGAGGAATGTATGCAACAGCCCTGCATATTTCAACCAGAACTTACTTAAATACGAAGACAAAATGTTAAACAATATACACCATTTTTTTACTATGAATCAATCTTGTTGGGTTGCTCTGGAAGCACACATTGTCCTCATAATGTTGTTATGGTTTTGCTATCATGGCATCACTCTGGGACAAACTAATCACTATATGCTTAATATTTTCAGATATCTTAAATGATGAGCTTTCATTGTGTTAGACCAGCTAGGCTGGGAAGAATGCAAGTTTCAGAAGACTTTTACCCCAAATAGCCAATTATCTTGGCAGGAAATAACTTACAGAAAGATCAATGCCACATACCCAAGAAAACTGAGATgtctgaaaaaaaatatttaatagataaaACCATGTTGAATGCCTTTTACATCTTCTTTCCCCTTATAAATATGGAATTATCAGAAATTGCCAAGAGGAGAGGGATAATCTGTAATAATAACCTGTACTTGGGGTAGAATATTGGGGATGTCAGCATCCCCTCGTATAAGAAGGATGCGCGTGACAGATAGAAGTCTTAGAAAATGATATGCGCATTAATGAAAAATGAGCAATTGGTTCAATTTTGGTGCTTCATGATTCATGAAAAATGAGCATTTTGTTTAGTTCTGGTGCTTCATGCACTTCGAAAGAAAATTGTAGTTTCTTTGTTAAAAGTTATACAGCAATATGAGACTAGTCCGACCACAATTTTCTTCAGAATGACAAACTcaagaaaacatatatattcaaCCACACACATAGTGAGTTGCATAATATTAAAGCTCCACTTACAATACTAGAGGCCCCCAACGCCCAAGATCTTTGTCAACCCAAATCAAGAAATCCTTCAATATCTGCAAAACAATAAGTCGTCCAGAAAGAGTTGCATCATACAGCTTATATTTCTTTCTCTATTTTTATCTACTGCGTAGTTTCGGATCAAATTATAAGGAATAGAACCAACATTCTTGAGTTTTATATTTCAAGTCCTCTACATATTATCACCCCTTAAGCCAATTTCATGATACATATGACAGAAAAATATGTGATGACCATAGTCTACTGTGATGACAGCTAGCTTGGACTCTATCAACACAGAACCATGATACACATATCAAATCCTCCTCTTAACATCCTATACTTCTGGCCTCTAAAGCTCGTAATTCATAACTTAACATGGTATTACAACTCTGTTGACCCGGCGGTCTCAAGTCCAAAATTACGTGAACCGGGTGAGAGTTGTATCACCACATAAGCATGATTTACGTATTAATCATATCAGCATATTCAATATCATGAATACCCACAAAATGTATTCCAATAAAAAGACACAAAAAGTAGCAAACAGCCATTAAAAAGCTTCATAAAGCAAACCCATGATTAAAAATCAAACCTTTTCAACTGGGAGAGTGATGAATGCTGTAGCAGTGGCAGCAACGAATAAAACAACAAGGGTATATCTCAAAAAAGAAAACCAATTAAAAGCCATTGAAACAAATGTTGAGGTGTTGATCAAGACCCCCTTACACAAACATGGACAAAGCGTAGCTAGAAGCCTAAACTTATCCAAAGAGTATCAAGATTTTTGTGGGcaacaaaaaaatattgttatgtGTTTGATGGAAATTGAATTTGCTAATAATGCAGACAAGAACACGAGAACACGACAGAGTCCAGTTCAGTACAGACTTTTTACCAATTTGTGTTTCTAATTTCTATgagtattatatatttacaaataaaatactaaaaataaaaaatatattttcgttATTATGAAATAGAAAACAATTTATTTGCAAATTTGTATAGTCATCAAAAAATTAGAACAGTGTAATTGGGCCGACCAATTTTTGGTTTGTTTTCTCAATATACTTGGCGGGAATAAATCTTTGAATCTGTAATTCCATGAGCTGTTGGCAAGTGGATCATGATTAATTATCGTTGGAGCTTGACTAATGTACTCCACTGTCCAAATCtctcattttttaatttaaaatttcaaacatttTACTGCATTTACCATTACTCTctagtgttacagaaatcgggaatcggacctaatagGTTGAGttaccgattcaaggattaatcagaAATCGGGGATtgatcggaaggattaatcagagtgaaaatcggatttattttaatattaaaatattatttaatattttagttattattatattagctatttagtaactaatatatttattatatttataaactctataattattcacatttaaagtaatatattatttttattttaataatttatcatgtatacttcgattaagaaatatatataaagattaatcggattttaaaaatcgaatcggtggccgactttgcaggggattaatcagTTAAATGGAGGTTTTTTAGAACAATGGTTACAACTGAAGCAATgtgttactattttttttttgaatcagagcactaataaaaataattaaaatcccTCTTCGATGTTTGAGCAGCAGAGCATAGAACACAAGAgtgatttttgttgtttgtttaatatatatataatgaatagcTGGCCTGGAGCCCTGGACCTAATAACCCGCTTTAACCCGAATTTTGACCGCGTTTGACCcgatattatataaaaagtgTAATGAAAGGATTCAGGCTAATAAGATCGTGTGCGTGAGTTTTGCCTATATATCGGTCGATTTATCGGCTGCACAACCGATTTCCACAACACAATACTCCTTCTTTCTCCTTGTTGTTTATCTTGGAACGGAAAATTGACACGTGTTTTAAGTCTCTTGTAAAATGTAATTTCatagattattttaaatataatttaataattaacatttatataaaaaattaaaacaacttacgaaatcatattttatatatatcttaaaatacgtgtcaagcaataacaaaaaaattgtaaaaaatgaGAGAGACCAagagaataattatttttcatatttttgtctTTAggtgggatttttttttttttttttttttgaaaatgagaataaatctcaacgagaatcggcaaatcaccgtgataattctttcattcaagaaagcttattatctaaccgtcggacatgcaagatgaccggggaaatttagacaataaaactttaatgtccgaaaagaaaatcggccttcttccaagaatcctgaaaataaaacaatagaaacaaaa
Protein-coding regions in this window:
- the LOC108226286 gene encoding uncharacterized protein LOC108226286, with amino-acid sequence MAFNWFSFLRYTLVVLFVAATATAFITLPVEKILKDFLIWVDKDLGRWGPLVLAVAYIPLTILAVPASVLTLGGGYLFGLPVGFLADSAGATAGAAAVFLLGRTIARSFVISKVKDYPQFQAVAIAVQKSGFKIMLLLRLVPILPFSMLNYLLCMTPTSTVEYILATWLGMMPLTLVLVYAGTTLKDLSDVTNGWHELSKSRWALIIFSLLVSVVLIFWVTKVAKSALEKALAENEDIHNFSTFIDSPADIRQPLVVET